The region TCTCATTGCGGTAAGCATAGGCTCGATGCCGCCCTTGAGTTCCTGGGACGCCCTCGTCTACGGTCCGGCCGTCGCCGTCTTCCTCCTCGCCCTCTGGGCGAGAGAACGGGATCACGATGCCCGGACGGCCGTCATCGCGGTCCCCGTGGTCGCCTTTCTTGCCTACCTCCCCTACTACCTCCTCCTCGAGCCTGCGGGCGTGGGCGGGATCGGCTGGGGGTTCCCTCCCACCGACCCCCTTATCTTCATCGCGATCTGGGGAGGATTCCTTGCGGTCGTCTATGCCGCCGTTGCCCGGGATATCAGGAAATCGCCGGTCTACCTCGCTGTCGCCCTCCCGTTCTTCGCCGCCGGCTACGCCGCCCTCGGGATCGTCGCGGTGCCGCTTGCCTACCTCCTCCGGAGGGATCGCTCGTTCCCCGACCTCCTCTGCATCGCAGGGCTCCTTGTGCTCGCCTTCTGCGACCTCTTCTACCTCCGCGAGATGCTCCAAGGGGATTACAGCCGGTTCAACACCATCTTCAAGTTCTACTTCGACGCTTGGGTCCTCCTTGGGACCGGCTCCCTGCTCCTTGCCGGGCGGTGGCTTGCGGCACGGCGGCCGGTCCTCCCTGAAGGGGCACGAAAGGGCGCTCTCGTCGTCGCGGCGGTTGCCCTCCTCGCCGCCCCGTTCGCCCTCAATGTCGACATCGGGTGGGGCCTCCTCGGGATCGGCTACCCCTCGGGCTACGACACCCTGGACGGGCTCGCCTACCTCGACGCCTCCCGGCCCGGAGAGGCTGCGGCGATCGATTACCTGCGCTCGCTCGAAGGCGACCACCGGCTTGTGGAGGCAGAGAACGGGGACTACGGTTATTACTCCCGGGTATCGACGTTCACCGGCATCCCTACTATCCTCGGGCAGATCGGCCACGAGTTGACGTGGCGGGGGGACGGTGCATGGTATATCGAACGCCCGGCAGACATCCGGGCGATCTACGAGAACCCTGAGGAGGCCCTCGAGCTCATGGAGAAGTATAACGCGACCCTCCTCTACGTGGGGGAGCCGGAGCGTGAGCGCTACGACGTCCGGCTGCCGGACCGGGGGCTTGCCCTCATCTACGACGAGGGCGGGGTCCGGATCTACGAACGGCTGTCGGGGCTTACCTAAGCCAGGGCAGGTAACCTTTATAACCCCGGGGCAACAGGGTGGGGCTCATGACGCAAGCAACCCTTCTGTCGAACGCCGCCGCGGAGGTGCAAACGTGAACCCGAGGGTGACCACGACCCAGCCCCGCGCCGCCGGAGGCCGGAGCGTGGCAGTCGAGATCGCGGCCGAGCATATGGTCTTCGACACGGACACGATCACCGTCCCGGCGGGTGCGGAGGTGACCATAGCCTTCGAGAACCGGGACAACGGCATCCCGCATAACGTCTCGGTCTATACCGACTCCTCGGCGGCCGAGGAGATCTTCGTGGGCGATATCGTCACCGGCCCGGCGCGAGCCACCTACGTCTTCACCGCACCCGAGACGCCGGGGACCTACTTCTTCAGGTGCGATGTGCACCCCTCCATGAACGGGGAGTTCGTCGTGGCGTAGGGAGGAAACATCTCATCGGATCAGAGAACGGCGGCCGCGATGATCGTCGCCGCGTAGACGACCAGCGTCGCGTGGACGAGCGGGAGGGCCCGCATCGCCGCGCCCGCGAGCACCCGGTAGTTCGCAAGCCCTAGGATGACGATCCCTACGCCGAACCCGGCTATGGCGACCGGTCCGAGGGCGAGACCGAAGACGACCGCCATGACGGCGTGGGCGGCGGAGAAGAGGAAGACCCAACGTGCCGCCCCTGCCGTGCCGTAGAGGACCGGTATCGTCGCCATCCCCCGGGCTCGGTCGTTCTCGATATCGACGATGT is a window of Methanoculleus sp. 7T DNA encoding:
- a CDS encoding DUF2298 domain-containing protein; the protein is MDPILQASYLLLWTGLLKGLQLALWPRLRPALGSYAYPAAYPASLLLFALATWYCGLLWIPVALALLVFVALGAWGLRRGDYRIRELRGLLTWDAVFLLGFLFALSVRFVNPPINYFSEQYMNHAFLAAIMRNPVVPPLDPWFAGGHLTVYYYLGHWMMGCLGIVTGVPSEVVFNLIPATVYGISFVMLYAIGSLLLRRWRWLPLAVLLLIPPSVPWFLATGWNLYGAFQETNWIVPGARFEFPLFSLFLGNAHAFEMAAFNQFLLIFLLGFAWLRWGGLDARGRRGLALLIAVSIGSMPPLSSWDALVYGPAVAVFLLALWARERDHDARTAVIAVPVVAFLAYLPYYLLLEPAGVGGIGWGFPPTDPLIFIAIWGGFLAVVYAAVARDIRKSPVYLAVALPFFAAGYAALGIVAVPLAYLLRRDRSFPDLLCIAGLLVLAFCDLFYLREMLQGDYSRFNTIFKFYFDAWVLLGTGSLLLAGRWLAARRPVLPEGARKGALVVAAVALLAAPFALNVDIGWGLLGIGYPSGYDTLDGLAYLDASRPGEAAAIDYLRSLEGDHRLVEAENGDYGYYSRVSTFTGIPTILGQIGHELTWRGDGAWYIERPADIRAIYENPEEALELMEKYNATLLYVGEPERERYDVRLPDRGLALIYDEGGVRIYERLSGLT
- a CDS encoding cupredoxin domain-containing protein yields the protein MNPRVTTTQPRAAGGRSVAVEIAAEHMVFDTDTITVPAGAEVTIAFENRDNGIPHNVSVYTDSSAAEEIFVGDIVTGPARATYVFTAPETPGTYFFRCDVHPSMNGEFVVA